The Euphorbia lathyris chromosome 2, ddEupLath1.1, whole genome shotgun sequence genome includes a window with the following:
- the LOC136218431 gene encoding 2-hydroxy-palmitic acid dioxygenase mpo1-like, translating to MGKAGLFDLEKLFAFYGSYHSNPMNVLIHMIFVWPILFTAILILYFTPSLFKLTFSLFGHNDAVLLFNFGFLFTLIYALFYICLDPKAGSFAALLCAFCWVSTSFLARLLGFSLAWKVVLVAQIVCWAGQFIGHGVFEKRAPALLDNLTQALVMAPFFVLLEALQIFFGYEPYPGFHVNVQAKIQDQIREWQEEKQKLLV from the exons ATGGGAAAGGCTGGATTATTTGATTTAGAGAAGCTCTTTGCCTTCTATGGCTCGTACCATAGTAACCCCATGAATGTGCTCATTCACATGATATTTGTGTGGCCGATCTTATTCACTGCTATTCTCATTCTTTATTTCACACCTTCCCTTTTCAAACTTACCTTCTCTCTCTTTGGTCATAATGATGCGGTTCTCCTTTTCAATTTTGGATTCTTGTTTACTTTGATATATGCACTCTTTTATATCTGTCTTGATCCTAAAGCCGGTTCTTTTGCTGCTCTTCTTTGTGCCTTTTGTTGGGTTTCTACTAGTTTCCTCGCTAGATTGCTTGGCTTTTCTCTCGCTTGGAAG GTTGTTCTAGTAGCTCAAATTGTTTGTTGGGCTGGACAGTTCATTGGCCATGGGGTCTTTGAG AAACGGGCGCCAGCTCTTTTGGACAACCTCACTCAAGCCCTTGTAATGGCTCCTTTCTTTGTCCTCCTCGAG GCTCTTCAAATCTTCTTTGGTTATGAGCCATATCCAGGGTTTCATGTTAATGTTCAAGCAAAGATTCAAGATCAAATCAGGGAGTGGCAAGAGGAGAAGCAGAAGTTGCTAGTTTAA
- the LOC136218432 gene encoding photosynthetic NDH subunit of lumenal location 2, chloroplastic produces the protein MKKKRKEKKMKSLGYTTPTVSLLQNPVKASLDWRSSSSSSSSSSSRRIVISSTCLLAVSHNPVGVALAEAEAEAEKWGVRSFIWEKFFEPDLSPEASVERITQTAEGLHALRHMLDTMSWRYVIFYIRVKQSYLSKDLNIAISTLPKQRRKDYVDLANDLVHNMSKLDEFVRTPKVYESYLYYEKTLKSIDDVVAFLA, from the exons atgaaaaagaaaagaaaagaaaagaaaatgaagagcCTCGGATACACTACACCAACTGTAAGTCTACTACAGAATCCCGTGAAAGCATCCCTTGATTGGAGGTCCAGTTCCAGTTCCAGTTCCAGTTCCAGTTCGAGAAGAATAGTAATATCAAGCACGTGTTTATTAGCAGTAAGTCATAATCCAGTGGGAGTGGCATTGGCTGAGGCTGAGGCTGAGGCTGAGAAGTGGGGAGTTCGTTCATTCATATGGGAGAAGTTCTTCGAACCAGATCTATCTCCAGAAGCTTCTGTTGAAAGAATAACACAAACAGCAGAGGGTTTACATGCTCTTAGGCACATGTTAGATACTATGTCATGGAGGTATGTTATCTTCTATATAAGGGTTAAGCAATCTTATCTTTCTAAAGATTTGAATATTGCTATCTCTACTTTGCCTAAACAAAGACGGAAGGATTATGTCGACTTGGCTAATGATTTGGTTCACAATATGTCTAAG TTGGATGAATTTGTTCGAACTCCCAAGGTCTATGAATCTTATCTATACTACGAGAAGACCCTCAAATCCATAGATGATGTTGTGGCTTTTCTCGCATAG